The Ascaphus truei isolate aAscTru1 chromosome 3, aAscTru1.hap1, whole genome shotgun sequence genome includes a region encoding these proteins:
- the MTMR4 gene encoding phosphatidylinositol-3,5-bisphosphate 3-phosphatase MTMR4 isoform X1 gives MTEPSPRPHCSVLSCFGEEGPPSLEYIQAKDLFPPRELVKEEDKLQVPFQVLPGEGVEYLGSANEAVIAISNYRLHIKFKDSVINVPLRMIETVESRDMFQLQIICKDSKVVRCHFSTFKQCQEWLKRLNRATVRPAKQDDLFAFAYHAWCQGICTDEEEHHVHLCRPGDHVKFRFQMELVRMSFDLQNTWRVSEINNNYKLCPSYPQKLLVPVWITDKELENVASFRSWKRIPVVVYRHTRTGAVIARCSQPEISWWGWRNADDEYLVTSIAKACALNPGGRATTGNLNGKSNEGGDNADTDFDSSLTACPGIEGGGAPQKLLILDARSYTAAVANRAKGGGCECEEYYPNCEVAFMGMANIHSIRNSFQYLRAVCNQVPDPGNWLSALESTKWLQHLSAMLKAATVVANAVDREERPVLVHCSDGWDRTPQIVSLAKILLDPYYRTLEGFQVLVETDWLDYGHKFGDRCGHQENAEDQNEQCPVFLQWLDCIHQLLYQFPCLFEFNPAFLVKLVQHTYSCLYGTFLANNSCEREMRNIYKQTCSVWSLLRTGNKNFHNLLYMPGSELVLHPVCHVRALQLWTAVYLPTSSPCTPIDDGMELYLTPASQGPDFNARSLDRLPKTRSMDNLVTACDSGGLLTRTSSDPNLNNHQGSLEPRNCSEEGTEAESQDLLQQAPAIQCEKEEEEHYDRHKGDTIEKGKEEDRHKGDTIEKGKEEDISENDDEVNSHNNTLSLTKAEHVDWKSSNFDSVLGNGIDVQVQSNVAAITETDGNKSSALMHLPNPNLEVEVSVRKTPCMDISKAVKLPIEVPRTDKKPGFPSQKSDFSFLASNWDSLQGMMKSVPIGEIGFRRPLSYDCSTRSLHSRHGRHTAGSCFYREATKLSCNFPASLHCSGPSVRSCRCLTACHTKQLHSGRFLPFACPSPAAPMYQDDDGLPIPNDVVQQRLRQMEASYKQEVDLLRRQVWELQLQLEIRQYCAPPSEPEADYEDDFTCVKESDGSDMDDLYSDKSEDRLSEASWEPVDKKETEVTRWVPDHMASHCFNCDCEFWLAKRRHHCRNCGNVFCADCCHLKLPIPDQQLYDPVLVCSACYDHIQVARARELMSQQLKKPLTAASS, from the exons ATGACCGAGCCTTCGCCGCGCCCCCACTGCTCGGTGCTCAGCTGCTTT GGTGAAGAGGGACCTCCCAGTCTGGAATACATCCAAGCCAAGGATCTGTTCCCTCCCAGGGAGCTGGTGAAGGAGGAAGACAAACTGCAG gtaCCCTTCCAAGTGCTGCCAGGCGAGGGTGTGGAATATTTGGGAAGTGCAAATGAAGCGGTCATAGCAATCTCTAACTACAGGCTGCACATCAAGTTTAAAGATTCTGTCATCAAT GTGCCTTTAAGGATGATTGAAACTGTGGAGAGTCGGGACATGTTCCAACTGCAGATCATATGCAAGGACTCCAAAGTAGTGAG GTGCCACTTCTCCACATTCAAGCAATGCCAGGAGTGGCTGAAGCGGCTGAACAGGGCTACTGTGCGTCCAGCAAAACAAGATGATCTGTTTGCGTTCGCTTATCATGCCTGGTGCCAGGGAATCTGCACTGATGAGGAAGAGCATCATGTGCACCTTTGCCGTCCAG GTGACCATGTGAAGTTTCGCTTTCAGATGGAATTGGTACGCATGAGTTTTGACTTGCAGAATACCTGGAGAGTGTCTGAGATCAACAACAACTATAA GTTGTGTCCAAGCTATCCTCAGAAGCTCCTGGTTCCTGTGTGGATTACCGACAAGGAACTAGAGAATGTTGCTTCCTTCAGGTCCTGGAAACGGATTCCAGTTGTAGTGTACAG acacacacgcacaggagcAGTGATAGCACGCTGCAGCCAGCCTGAGATTAGCTGGTGGGGCTGGCGCAATGCAGATGATGAGTACCTGGTAACCTCTATTGCCAAGGCTTGTGCACTGAATCCCGGTGGAAGAGCAACAACTGGAAACCTCAATGGCAAAAGCAACGAGGGCGGTGACAATGCAGACACAGACTTTG ATTCTTCGCTGACGGCCTGTCCTGGGATTGAGGGTGGAGGAGCCCCTCAAAAGTTGTTAATCCTGGATGCCAGATCTTACACTGCTGCTGTTGCAAACAGGGCGAAAGGTGGAGGCTGTGAATGTGAAG AATATTACCCAAACTGTGAAGTCGCATTCATGGGAATGGCAAATATACACTCAATCCGGAATAGTTTTCAGTACCTGCGAGCTGTGTGCAACCAAGTGCCAGATCCAGGAAA CTGGCTTTCAGCATTGGAAAGTACTAAGTGGCTGCAGCACCTGTCTGCAATGTTGAAAGCTGCGACAGTTGTGGCTAACGCAGTGGATAGAGAAGAGCGGCCTGTGCTGGTTCATTGCTCGGATGGCTGGGACAGAACACCACAAATTGTCTCTCTGGCAAAGATTCTTTTGGATCCCTACTATAGAACTTTAGAG ggattccaGGTATTAGTTGAAACAGATTGGTTAGACTACGGCCATAAGTTTGGCGATCGCTGCGGTCACCAGGAGAATGCAGAGGATCAAAATGAGCAATGTCCGGTCTTCTTGCAGTGGCTAGACTGCATCCATCAACTTTTGTACCAGTTCCCATGCCTCTTTGAATTTAACCCGGCCTTTCTG GTGAAGTTGGTTCAACACACGTACTCGTGCCTCTATGGGACTTTCCTCGCCAACAACTCCTGCGAGAGAGAGATGCGCAACATCTACAAACAGACATGCTCAGTGTGGTCCCTGTTGAGAACTGGCAACAAAAACTTTCACAACTTGCTCTACATGCCAGGGAGTGAGCTG GTTTTGCATCCAGTGTGTCACGTTCGGGCACTTCAGCTCTGGACAGCAGTGTATCTACCTACCTCCTCACCTTGTACTCCAATTGATGATGGCATGGAACTTTATCTTACTCCAGCTTCTCAAGGACCAGATTTTAATGCCAGGTCTTTGGACAG GTTGCCTAAAACACGTTCAATGGACAATCTCGTGACTGCGTGTGACAGTGGTGGACTACTGACACGCACTTCTAGTGACCCAAACCTAAATAACCACCAAGGCAGTCTGGAACCACGAAACTGCAGTGAAGAGGGCACTGAGGCAGAAAGTCAGGACCTACTGCAGCAGGCACCAGCCATACAGtgtgagaaggaggaggaggaacatTATGACAGGCATAAAGGTGATACCATTGAAAAAGGAAAGGAGGAAGACAGGCATAAAGGTGATACCATTGAAAAAGGAAAGGAGGAAGACATTTCAGAAAATGATGATGAAGTAAATTCACATAATAATACTTTATCACTTACCAAAGCAGAACATGTAGATTGGAAGTCTAGTAATTTTGACTCCGTGCTGGGAAATGGTATTGATGTTCAAGTGCAAAGTAATGTAGCAGCAATCACTGAGACCGATGGGAACAAAAGTTCAGCCTTGATGCACCTTCCAAACCCAAACTTGGAGGTTGAAGTGTCTGTCCGTAAAACACCATGCATGGACATCAGCAAAGCTGTTAAGCTGCCAATAGAGGTTCCTAGAACTGACAAAAAACCTGGCTTTCCGAGCCAAAAAAGTGATTTTTCTTTTCTGGCATCCAATTGGGACAGTTTGCAGGGAATGATGAAGTCTGTTCCCATCGGAGAGATTGGATTTCGTCGTCCTCTTTCATATGACTGCTCTACGAGGAGCCTTCACAGTAGGCATGGAAGACATACAGCAGGTTCATGTTTTTACAGAGAGGCTACAAAGCTCTCCTGCAATTTTCCAGCCTCTCTGCACTGTTCTGGGCCCTCAGTGAGAAGCTGTAGATGCTTGACAGCTTGTCATACAAAGCAGCttcacagtggaaggttccttcCTTTTGCTTGTCCCTCTCCTGCTGCTCCCATGTACCAGGATGATGACGGTTTGCCTATTCCCAATGATGTGGTGCAACAGCGTCTGCGGCAGATGGAAGCCAGTTACAAACAAGAGGTCGATCTGCTGCGCAGGCAGGTGTGGGAGCTGCAGCTGCAACTAGAGATTCGTCAGTATTGTGCTCCACCCTCTGAACCAGAGGCAGACTACGAAGACGACTTT ACATGTGTAAAAGAATCTGATGGCAGTGATATGGATGACCTCTACTCTGATAAAAGTGAAGACCGCCTCTCTGAAGCCAGTTGGGAGCCAGTGGATAAGAAGGAAACGGAG GTTACAAGATGGGTTCCTGACCACATGGCCTCACATTGCTTTAACTGTGACTGTGAATTCTGGTTGGCGAAACGCAGGCATCACTGCAG AAACTGTGGGAACGTTTTCTGTGCTGACTGCTGCCACTTGAAGCTTCCTATTCCTGACCAGCAGCTGTATGATCCAGTGCTGGTGTGCAGCGCATGTTACGATCACATCCAAGTTGCACGTGCCAGGGAGCTTATGTCCCAGCAACTGAAGAAACCCCTGACTGCAGCTTCAAGCTGA
- the MTMR4 gene encoding phosphatidylinositol-3,5-bisphosphate 3-phosphatase MTMR4 isoform X2 has translation MTEPSPRPHCSVLSCFGEEGPPSLEYIQAKDLFPPRELVKEEDKLQVPFQVLPGEGVEYLGSANEAVIAISNYRLHIKFKDSVINVPLRMIETVESRDMFQLQIICKDSKVVRCHFSTFKQCQEWLKRLNRATVRPAKQDDLFAFAYHAWCQGICTDEEEHHVHLCRPGDHVKFRFQMELVRMSFDLQNTWRVSEINNNYKLCPSYPQKLLVPVWITDKELENVASFRSWKRIPVVVYRHTRTGAVIARCSQPEISWWGWRNADDEYLVTSIAKACALNPGGRATTGNLNGKSNEGGDNADTDFDSSLTACPGIEGGGAPQKLLILDARSYTAAVANRAKGGGCECEEYYPNCEVAFMGMANIHSIRNSFQYLRAVCNQVPDPGNWLSALESTKWLQHLSAMLKAATVVANAVDREERPVLVHCSDGWDRTPQIVSLAKILLDPYYRTLEGFQVLVETDWLDYGHKFGDRCGHQENAEDQNEQCPVFLQWLDCIHQLLYQFPCLFEFNPAFLVKLVQHTYSCLYGTFLANNSCEREMRNIYKQTCSVWSLLRTGNKNFHNLLYMPGSELVLHPVCHVRALQLWTAVYLPTSSPCTPIDDGMELYLTPASQGPDFNARSLDRLPKTRSMDNLVTACDSGGLLTRTSSDPNLNNHQGSLEPRNCSEEGTEAESQDLLQQAPAIQCEKEEEEHYDRHKGDTIEKGKEEDISENDDEVNSHNNTLSLTKAEHVDWKSSNFDSVLGNGIDVQVQSNVAAITETDGNKSSALMHLPNPNLEVEVSVRKTPCMDISKAVKLPIEVPRTDKKPGFPSQKSDFSFLASNWDSLQGMMKSVPIGEIGFRRPLSYDCSTRSLHSRHGRHTAGSCFYREATKLSCNFPASLHCSGPSVRSCRCLTACHTKQLHSGRFLPFACPSPAAPMYQDDDGLPIPNDVVQQRLRQMEASYKQEVDLLRRQVWELQLQLEIRQYCAPPSEPEADYEDDFTCVKESDGSDMDDLYSDKSEDRLSEASWEPVDKKETEVTRWVPDHMASHCFNCDCEFWLAKRRHHCRNCGNVFCADCCHLKLPIPDQQLYDPVLVCSACYDHIQVARARELMSQQLKKPLTAASS, from the exons ATGACCGAGCCTTCGCCGCGCCCCCACTGCTCGGTGCTCAGCTGCTTT GGTGAAGAGGGACCTCCCAGTCTGGAATACATCCAAGCCAAGGATCTGTTCCCTCCCAGGGAGCTGGTGAAGGAGGAAGACAAACTGCAG gtaCCCTTCCAAGTGCTGCCAGGCGAGGGTGTGGAATATTTGGGAAGTGCAAATGAAGCGGTCATAGCAATCTCTAACTACAGGCTGCACATCAAGTTTAAAGATTCTGTCATCAAT GTGCCTTTAAGGATGATTGAAACTGTGGAGAGTCGGGACATGTTCCAACTGCAGATCATATGCAAGGACTCCAAAGTAGTGAG GTGCCACTTCTCCACATTCAAGCAATGCCAGGAGTGGCTGAAGCGGCTGAACAGGGCTACTGTGCGTCCAGCAAAACAAGATGATCTGTTTGCGTTCGCTTATCATGCCTGGTGCCAGGGAATCTGCACTGATGAGGAAGAGCATCATGTGCACCTTTGCCGTCCAG GTGACCATGTGAAGTTTCGCTTTCAGATGGAATTGGTACGCATGAGTTTTGACTTGCAGAATACCTGGAGAGTGTCTGAGATCAACAACAACTATAA GTTGTGTCCAAGCTATCCTCAGAAGCTCCTGGTTCCTGTGTGGATTACCGACAAGGAACTAGAGAATGTTGCTTCCTTCAGGTCCTGGAAACGGATTCCAGTTGTAGTGTACAG acacacacgcacaggagcAGTGATAGCACGCTGCAGCCAGCCTGAGATTAGCTGGTGGGGCTGGCGCAATGCAGATGATGAGTACCTGGTAACCTCTATTGCCAAGGCTTGTGCACTGAATCCCGGTGGAAGAGCAACAACTGGAAACCTCAATGGCAAAAGCAACGAGGGCGGTGACAATGCAGACACAGACTTTG ATTCTTCGCTGACGGCCTGTCCTGGGATTGAGGGTGGAGGAGCCCCTCAAAAGTTGTTAATCCTGGATGCCAGATCTTACACTGCTGCTGTTGCAAACAGGGCGAAAGGTGGAGGCTGTGAATGTGAAG AATATTACCCAAACTGTGAAGTCGCATTCATGGGAATGGCAAATATACACTCAATCCGGAATAGTTTTCAGTACCTGCGAGCTGTGTGCAACCAAGTGCCAGATCCAGGAAA CTGGCTTTCAGCATTGGAAAGTACTAAGTGGCTGCAGCACCTGTCTGCAATGTTGAAAGCTGCGACAGTTGTGGCTAACGCAGTGGATAGAGAAGAGCGGCCTGTGCTGGTTCATTGCTCGGATGGCTGGGACAGAACACCACAAATTGTCTCTCTGGCAAAGATTCTTTTGGATCCCTACTATAGAACTTTAGAG ggattccaGGTATTAGTTGAAACAGATTGGTTAGACTACGGCCATAAGTTTGGCGATCGCTGCGGTCACCAGGAGAATGCAGAGGATCAAAATGAGCAATGTCCGGTCTTCTTGCAGTGGCTAGACTGCATCCATCAACTTTTGTACCAGTTCCCATGCCTCTTTGAATTTAACCCGGCCTTTCTG GTGAAGTTGGTTCAACACACGTACTCGTGCCTCTATGGGACTTTCCTCGCCAACAACTCCTGCGAGAGAGAGATGCGCAACATCTACAAACAGACATGCTCAGTGTGGTCCCTGTTGAGAACTGGCAACAAAAACTTTCACAACTTGCTCTACATGCCAGGGAGTGAGCTG GTTTTGCATCCAGTGTGTCACGTTCGGGCACTTCAGCTCTGGACAGCAGTGTATCTACCTACCTCCTCACCTTGTACTCCAATTGATGATGGCATGGAACTTTATCTTACTCCAGCTTCTCAAGGACCAGATTTTAATGCCAGGTCTTTGGACAG GTTGCCTAAAACACGTTCAATGGACAATCTCGTGACTGCGTGTGACAGTGGTGGACTACTGACACGCACTTCTAGTGACCCAAACCTAAATAACCACCAAGGCAGTCTGGAACCACGAAACTGCAGTGAAGAGGGCACTGAGGCAGAAAGTCAGGACCTACTGCAGCAGGCACCAGCCATACAGtgtgagaaggaggaggaggaacatTATGACAGGCATAAAG GTGATACCATTGAAAAAGGAAAGGAGGAAGACATTTCAGAAAATGATGATGAAGTAAATTCACATAATAATACTTTATCACTTACCAAAGCAGAACATGTAGATTGGAAGTCTAGTAATTTTGACTCCGTGCTGGGAAATGGTATTGATGTTCAAGTGCAAAGTAATGTAGCAGCAATCACTGAGACCGATGGGAACAAAAGTTCAGCCTTGATGCACCTTCCAAACCCAAACTTGGAGGTTGAAGTGTCTGTCCGTAAAACACCATGCATGGACATCAGCAAAGCTGTTAAGCTGCCAATAGAGGTTCCTAGAACTGACAAAAAACCTGGCTTTCCGAGCCAAAAAAGTGATTTTTCTTTTCTGGCATCCAATTGGGACAGTTTGCAGGGAATGATGAAGTCTGTTCCCATCGGAGAGATTGGATTTCGTCGTCCTCTTTCATATGACTGCTCTACGAGGAGCCTTCACAGTAGGCATGGAAGACATACAGCAGGTTCATGTTTTTACAGAGAGGCTACAAAGCTCTCCTGCAATTTTCCAGCCTCTCTGCACTGTTCTGGGCCCTCAGTGAGAAGCTGTAGATGCTTGACAGCTTGTCATACAAAGCAGCttcacagtggaaggttccttcCTTTTGCTTGTCCCTCTCCTGCTGCTCCCATGTACCAGGATGATGACGGTTTGCCTATTCCCAATGATGTGGTGCAACAGCGTCTGCGGCAGATGGAAGCCAGTTACAAACAAGAGGTCGATCTGCTGCGCAGGCAGGTGTGGGAGCTGCAGCTGCAACTAGAGATTCGTCAGTATTGTGCTCCACCCTCTGAACCAGAGGCAGACTACGAAGACGACTTT ACATGTGTAAAAGAATCTGATGGCAGTGATATGGATGACCTCTACTCTGATAAAAGTGAAGACCGCCTCTCTGAAGCCAGTTGGGAGCCAGTGGATAAGAAGGAAACGGAG GTTACAAGATGGGTTCCTGACCACATGGCCTCACATTGCTTTAACTGTGACTGTGAATTCTGGTTGGCGAAACGCAGGCATCACTGCAG AAACTGTGGGAACGTTTTCTGTGCTGACTGCTGCCACTTGAAGCTTCCTATTCCTGACCAGCAGCTGTATGATCCAGTGCTGGTGTGCAGCGCATGTTACGATCACATCCAAGTTGCACGTGCCAGGGAGCTTATGTCCCAGCAACTGAAGAAACCCCTGACTGCAGCTTCAAGCTGA
- the MTMR4 gene encoding phosphatidylinositol-3,5-bisphosphate 3-phosphatase MTMR4 isoform X3 produces the protein MGEEGPPSLEYIQAKDLFPPRELVKEEDKLQVPFQVLPGEGVEYLGSANEAVIAISNYRLHIKFKDSVINVPLRMIETVESRDMFQLQIICKDSKVVRCHFSTFKQCQEWLKRLNRATVRPAKQDDLFAFAYHAWCQGICTDEEEHHVHLCRPGDHVKFRFQMELVRMSFDLQNTWRVSEINNNYKLCPSYPQKLLVPVWITDKELENVASFRSWKRIPVVVYRHTRTGAVIARCSQPEISWWGWRNADDEYLVTSIAKACALNPGGRATTGNLNGKSNEGGDNADTDFDSSLTACPGIEGGGAPQKLLILDARSYTAAVANRAKGGGCECEEYYPNCEVAFMGMANIHSIRNSFQYLRAVCNQVPDPGNWLSALESTKWLQHLSAMLKAATVVANAVDREERPVLVHCSDGWDRTPQIVSLAKILLDPYYRTLEGFQVLVETDWLDYGHKFGDRCGHQENAEDQNEQCPVFLQWLDCIHQLLYQFPCLFEFNPAFLVKLVQHTYSCLYGTFLANNSCEREMRNIYKQTCSVWSLLRTGNKNFHNLLYMPGSELVLHPVCHVRALQLWTAVYLPTSSPCTPIDDGMELYLTPASQGPDFNARSLDRLPKTRSMDNLVTACDSGGLLTRTSSDPNLNNHQGSLEPRNCSEEGTEAESQDLLQQAPAIQCEKEEEEHYDRHKGDTIEKGKEEDRHKGDTIEKGKEEDISENDDEVNSHNNTLSLTKAEHVDWKSSNFDSVLGNGIDVQVQSNVAAITETDGNKSSALMHLPNPNLEVEVSVRKTPCMDISKAVKLPIEVPRTDKKPGFPSQKSDFSFLASNWDSLQGMMKSVPIGEIGFRRPLSYDCSTRSLHSRHGRHTAGSCFYREATKLSCNFPASLHCSGPSVRSCRCLTACHTKQLHSGRFLPFACPSPAAPMYQDDDGLPIPNDVVQQRLRQMEASYKQEVDLLRRQVWELQLQLEIRQYCAPPSEPEADYEDDFTCVKESDGSDMDDLYSDKSEDRLSEASWEPVDKKETEVTRWVPDHMASHCFNCDCEFWLAKRRHHCRNCGNVFCADCCHLKLPIPDQQLYDPVLVCSACYDHIQVARARELMSQQLKKPLTAASS, from the exons GGTGAAGAGGGACCTCCCAGTCTGGAATACATCCAAGCCAAGGATCTGTTCCCTCCCAGGGAGCTGGTGAAGGAGGAAGACAAACTGCAG gtaCCCTTCCAAGTGCTGCCAGGCGAGGGTGTGGAATATTTGGGAAGTGCAAATGAAGCGGTCATAGCAATCTCTAACTACAGGCTGCACATCAAGTTTAAAGATTCTGTCATCAAT GTGCCTTTAAGGATGATTGAAACTGTGGAGAGTCGGGACATGTTCCAACTGCAGATCATATGCAAGGACTCCAAAGTAGTGAG GTGCCACTTCTCCACATTCAAGCAATGCCAGGAGTGGCTGAAGCGGCTGAACAGGGCTACTGTGCGTCCAGCAAAACAAGATGATCTGTTTGCGTTCGCTTATCATGCCTGGTGCCAGGGAATCTGCACTGATGAGGAAGAGCATCATGTGCACCTTTGCCGTCCAG GTGACCATGTGAAGTTTCGCTTTCAGATGGAATTGGTACGCATGAGTTTTGACTTGCAGAATACCTGGAGAGTGTCTGAGATCAACAACAACTATAA GTTGTGTCCAAGCTATCCTCAGAAGCTCCTGGTTCCTGTGTGGATTACCGACAAGGAACTAGAGAATGTTGCTTCCTTCAGGTCCTGGAAACGGATTCCAGTTGTAGTGTACAG acacacacgcacaggagcAGTGATAGCACGCTGCAGCCAGCCTGAGATTAGCTGGTGGGGCTGGCGCAATGCAGATGATGAGTACCTGGTAACCTCTATTGCCAAGGCTTGTGCACTGAATCCCGGTGGAAGAGCAACAACTGGAAACCTCAATGGCAAAAGCAACGAGGGCGGTGACAATGCAGACACAGACTTTG ATTCTTCGCTGACGGCCTGTCCTGGGATTGAGGGTGGAGGAGCCCCTCAAAAGTTGTTAATCCTGGATGCCAGATCTTACACTGCTGCTGTTGCAAACAGGGCGAAAGGTGGAGGCTGTGAATGTGAAG AATATTACCCAAACTGTGAAGTCGCATTCATGGGAATGGCAAATATACACTCAATCCGGAATAGTTTTCAGTACCTGCGAGCTGTGTGCAACCAAGTGCCAGATCCAGGAAA CTGGCTTTCAGCATTGGAAAGTACTAAGTGGCTGCAGCACCTGTCTGCAATGTTGAAAGCTGCGACAGTTGTGGCTAACGCAGTGGATAGAGAAGAGCGGCCTGTGCTGGTTCATTGCTCGGATGGCTGGGACAGAACACCACAAATTGTCTCTCTGGCAAAGATTCTTTTGGATCCCTACTATAGAACTTTAGAG ggattccaGGTATTAGTTGAAACAGATTGGTTAGACTACGGCCATAAGTTTGGCGATCGCTGCGGTCACCAGGAGAATGCAGAGGATCAAAATGAGCAATGTCCGGTCTTCTTGCAGTGGCTAGACTGCATCCATCAACTTTTGTACCAGTTCCCATGCCTCTTTGAATTTAACCCGGCCTTTCTG GTGAAGTTGGTTCAACACACGTACTCGTGCCTCTATGGGACTTTCCTCGCCAACAACTCCTGCGAGAGAGAGATGCGCAACATCTACAAACAGACATGCTCAGTGTGGTCCCTGTTGAGAACTGGCAACAAAAACTTTCACAACTTGCTCTACATGCCAGGGAGTGAGCTG GTTTTGCATCCAGTGTGTCACGTTCGGGCACTTCAGCTCTGGACAGCAGTGTATCTACCTACCTCCTCACCTTGTACTCCAATTGATGATGGCATGGAACTTTATCTTACTCCAGCTTCTCAAGGACCAGATTTTAATGCCAGGTCTTTGGACAG GTTGCCTAAAACACGTTCAATGGACAATCTCGTGACTGCGTGTGACAGTGGTGGACTACTGACACGCACTTCTAGTGACCCAAACCTAAATAACCACCAAGGCAGTCTGGAACCACGAAACTGCAGTGAAGAGGGCACTGAGGCAGAAAGTCAGGACCTACTGCAGCAGGCACCAGCCATACAGtgtgagaaggaggaggaggaacatTATGACAGGCATAAAGGTGATACCATTGAAAAAGGAAAGGAGGAAGACAGGCATAAAGGTGATACCATTGAAAAAGGAAAGGAGGAAGACATTTCAGAAAATGATGATGAAGTAAATTCACATAATAATACTTTATCACTTACCAAAGCAGAACATGTAGATTGGAAGTCTAGTAATTTTGACTCCGTGCTGGGAAATGGTATTGATGTTCAAGTGCAAAGTAATGTAGCAGCAATCACTGAGACCGATGGGAACAAAAGTTCAGCCTTGATGCACCTTCCAAACCCAAACTTGGAGGTTGAAGTGTCTGTCCGTAAAACACCATGCATGGACATCAGCAAAGCTGTTAAGCTGCCAATAGAGGTTCCTAGAACTGACAAAAAACCTGGCTTTCCGAGCCAAAAAAGTGATTTTTCTTTTCTGGCATCCAATTGGGACAGTTTGCAGGGAATGATGAAGTCTGTTCCCATCGGAGAGATTGGATTTCGTCGTCCTCTTTCATATGACTGCTCTACGAGGAGCCTTCACAGTAGGCATGGAAGACATACAGCAGGTTCATGTTTTTACAGAGAGGCTACAAAGCTCTCCTGCAATTTTCCAGCCTCTCTGCACTGTTCTGGGCCCTCAGTGAGAAGCTGTAGATGCTTGACAGCTTGTCATACAAAGCAGCttcacagtggaaggttccttcCTTTTGCTTGTCCCTCTCCTGCTGCTCCCATGTACCAGGATGATGACGGTTTGCCTATTCCCAATGATGTGGTGCAACAGCGTCTGCGGCAGATGGAAGCCAGTTACAAACAAGAGGTCGATCTGCTGCGCAGGCAGGTGTGGGAGCTGCAGCTGCAACTAGAGATTCGTCAGTATTGTGCTCCACCCTCTGAACCAGAGGCAGACTACGAAGACGACTTT ACATGTGTAAAAGAATCTGATGGCAGTGATATGGATGACCTCTACTCTGATAAAAGTGAAGACCGCCTCTCTGAAGCCAGTTGGGAGCCAGTGGATAAGAAGGAAACGGAG GTTACAAGATGGGTTCCTGACCACATGGCCTCACATTGCTTTAACTGTGACTGTGAATTCTGGTTGGCGAAACGCAGGCATCACTGCAG AAACTGTGGGAACGTTTTCTGTGCTGACTGCTGCCACTTGAAGCTTCCTATTCCTGACCAGCAGCTGTATGATCCAGTGCTGGTGTGCAGCGCATGTTACGATCACATCCAAGTTGCACGTGCCAGGGAGCTTATGTCCCAGCAACTGAAGAAACCCCTGACTGCAGCTTCAAGCTGA